CTCCGCCTCGGACAAACCTCACGGGGTTCCACGGCGTCTTCGCTCCAGGCGCGAAAGCGCGGCCATTTCTGCTCCCTCGAGTGGGAGAGGAGGAGGGGGCAGGGGCCAGCAAAGCCGTGGGCTGCACCGATCAGCGGGTGAATTCTTCTCTCCGAATGAGCCCATCGTCGGGCACTTCGTAATAGTCACCCTGACTGCCCAGGTAGATGTGCGCCTTCGGCGTCAGGCCGGTCGGGGCGTCGAGTGTCCCCGCGCAGATCGACATCTTCGGCACGCCCTCCTCGTCCCAGAACAAGCTCGACCCGCACTCACCACAGAAACCCTTGCGCACCGTTGCAGACGCCGCGTACCACCTCAGCCCGCGCTGTTCAGTCAATTCGACCCCGGGCCGGTCGACGGCGGTGTAGGCGCCGACGTGCCCGTGCCATCGACGGCACTTCGAGCAGTGGCAGAACGTCACCGGCGTGAGCTCGAGGGTGATGCCGTACCGCACTGCGCCACATGCACATCCTCCGGTCTTCATCATGCGTCGACGTATAGCAACACCGCGAGTCTCAGCACCACGCCAACTGGGGGGTCCCCGAGCTCACGGTGTCCACGCGCCCGGTGTGAAGCCCAGCCGGACGGCGGACGGCTGGCGCCGTGTGACGCCCTTCACCTCCAGCGAGTGAACCCACGCACAGCGAGGGAGTCGGGGCAGTGCGAATGTTCTCGGCACGTGGCGCGCTCCCCGACACGCCGAGCTGCGTCCACCGCTGAAAGGCTCATCATGACGTCCTCCAAGAACGCCCTCTCACTCAAGCTGCTCGTCCTCACCGTCCTGGCTCCAGTCCACATCGCCCTGGCGGACAACCCGGATTGGATGCGCTGGCTGGCGGACTCCACCAGCCTGGCCGCACTCTCCATTCCTGGCACCCACGACACCATGGCCAACCAGGCGGACTCGGCGAGCTCCTTCGAGAGGCCTGGCTACCAGGGCACCCAGGCCCGGTGCTACTTGAAGTCTGGCATCCCCAGTCCCACCATCAATTCCAACACCATCTCGGGAACGACCCTGTCGAACCGCAACACCGGGCTCGTCTCCGGGTGGATCGAGACCAACGTCGACCGCGGGGGGCAGGACTACCGGAACTTCGAGATGCAGGAGGCGCGTCCTGAAAGCTGCCGTGAGGCGTGCATCGCCGAGGCCCCGCACTGCAAGGCCTTCACCTATGTGAAGCCGGGGTTCAACGGCTACCTTGCCCGGTGCTACCTCAAGTCCGGTGTGCCAGCGCCGACCCCCTCCGCGGGCTGTGACTCCGGCGTCATCGACAAGCCGTAGAGGGTTGCTCGCGAGTCGACAGGTAACCCCGAGGCCGCGCCGGATGCGTAGCGCATCCCTCCAGAGCCGCCAGGGTGTATTCCGAGCTCAAGGAGCCAGTGCCGCACCTGGCCCCGGCGCGAGGGCCACCCCAGGCCGCGTGGTGTTGAGGCGCAAACCGCCAGCGCCAGGAGAGCCAGACGCCACGCATTGGCGTTGCGTTCCAACGGTACCGTGTGGACCCAGGCCCCCGCGAGGGTCGTCTGAACATGGCGTTGAGCTGCGGTCGCCGACGTCGGCCTTCACCCCCTGTGCGAGCCCATGGCGCCCCAGGCCGAGTCGCACTTCTGCCGGAAGCCTCCACTCCGTCCATCCTTCGCCCCATCTGAGGAGTGGGGCCGGGCTTGCGGCTTCTCGCGGGAAGCTGGCAGCAGGGCCCTACTGCACACGTCACTGGCACACCGCCCAGGATTGATTTGGCAGCGCGGACGTGGTCATGCTCTGGCCAACCCCGCTGCACGGGAGACGCTTGGCCATGGACTTCACTCGGCGCGAATTTCTTGTCACGACGGCGACCCTCGCTGGTGCTTCGATGCTACCCT
Above is a window of Cystobacter fuscus DNA encoding:
- a CDS encoding GFA family protein, which codes for MRYGITLELTPVTFCHCSKCRRWHGHVGAYTAVDRPGVELTEQRGLRWYAASATVRKGFCGECGSSLFWDEEGVPKMSICAGTLDAPTGLTPKAHIYLGSQGDYYEVPDDGLIRREEFTR
- a CDS encoding PAN domain-containing protein, with protein sequence MTSSKNALSLKLLVLTVLAPVHIALADNPDWMRWLADSTSLAALSIPGTHDTMANQADSASSFERPGYQGTQARCYLKSGIPSPTINSNTISGTTLSNRNTGLVSGWIETNVDRGGQDYRNFEMQEARPESCREACIAEAPHCKAFTYVKPGFNGYLARCYLKSGVPAPTPSAGCDSGVIDKP